Proteins encoded within one genomic window of Dromaius novaehollandiae isolate bDroNov1 chromosome 7, bDroNov1.hap1, whole genome shotgun sequence:
- the STK36 gene encoding serine/threonine-protein kinase 36 isoform X2, with protein sequence MPTMEKYHVLEMIGEGSFGRVYKGRRKYSAQVVALKFIPKVGRSEKELKNLQREIEIMRGLHHPNIIQMLDSFETDKEVVVVTDYAEGELFQILEDDGSLPEDQVQTIAAQLVSALYYLHSHRILHRDMKPQNILLGKGGVIKLCDFGFARAMSIHTMVLTSIKGTPLYMSPELVEERPYDHTADLWSVGCILYELFVGTPPFYTSSIFQLVSLIVKDPVKWPKAISPVFKSFLQGLLMKDPRQRLSWPELLSHPFIAGRVTVIDDTEEHGISNPFTTKLSPELQALKEQQAHSLAPRSGQSRILRKARQKMVEEARKKGQLKTDTASMKDAGKGRPGHKPKAAPVKAVLGEGELPAASKEKNTGILQGGSSMAEWELEEPPPSASITGDYEQEFPGPGTLPEPGSIRTEPQGRRSIETVDLESEELESDEEWQHLIEATEPSAMQLSTPLSLLRDSAFRQRVWARLADSSQQVLEGMLEGASHLRPALRVVGNLLATQCDSELLHHFCQELDMPLFLLCLAKKILENSNTKQQPWCVVVLTDLIMVTTVYFSSECCLEGSQQKGSLQAFQECVGHFLALLPELLAQSADSETRLCQQSLLCFTLLCESLDTRCPSISAPFYASLREKHQPLLNGLLQGSTLEQPALQGAVMEPKSAHDQSQHVADLFTAALAAACSIPLGRNGCLEAKQQVSQEVAEKLMEGESQQLGRLLGRLEHPSCSLNVLKILYAGCHASPSLCQHLGRSQRVWGSLMQLSKGKVPMADVARGAACEASLHLLALLTLQLQSSPPRLEEVATVAMDIITQSPVVSLVGAAAFLLTQLSQHGVTMALREEEILPAVRNALTAPTKEDVVVERGFAASELWSIVWHSVAVVLHVGSENAALEGDSLGAGNPTAEPDWNLLSPQGILLFLSLALFIFTCESHQCLPQLAQPCSVLMDTLKTLLSPSFLACLAQTQVGEDRDPELVPAVVLQACQLLCFPFALDVDEDTLASVTKGVRDSQIPAHLLQACCHHLPFLDMELPMRLLCHLVVSDEQVIDQTVREAAASEHVIAFLTTVLFSDNPTITADLLSLLTHVARVCPEHLPFLQRILRGSDVAYQPLTHLLGHWEHCIRAKTCNLLGNLLRHSHSFPQALQSQLGLLESLLECLADQDENVRKAASFAVGNAAYHKSSPAGTLGKAVPRLTRLLSDVQAKTRCNAASALGNLGRHSAELGDLLIQSKAPHVLLEVACWDPQASVREGALVALRAISQHPAIQQVLLSLKATEKLAALASRDSLSSAGGSPRPSSTWHCKKLIHLLAPVHST encoded by the exons ATGCCCACAATGGAGAAGTACCATGTCCTGGAAATGATCGGTGAAGGCTCCTTTGGGCGAGTGTACAAGGGGCGCCGGAAATACAGTGCCCAG GTGGTGGCCTTGAAGTTCATCCCCAAGGTGGGGCGGtcagagaaggagctgaagaaCCTGCAGCGGGAAATTGAGATCATGAGAGGCCTCCATCACCCCAACATCATTCAGATGCTTGACAGCTTTGAGACCGACAAGGAG GTAGTGGTGGTGACTGACTATGCAGAGGGGGAGCTCTTCCAGATCCTGGAGGATGATGGGAGTCTGCCCGAGGACCAG GTCCAGACCATAGCTGCCCAGTTGGTCTCTGCTCTCTATTACCTGCATTCCCACCGTATCCTGCACCGCGACATGAAACCCCAGAACATCCTGCTGGGAAAAGGCGGCGTCATCAAGCTCTGTGATTtcgg GTTTGCCCGTGCCATGAGCATCCACACCATGGTGCTGACCTCCATCAAGGGCACCCCCCTGTACATGTCCCCTGAGCTGGTGGAGGAGCGGCCATACGACCACACGGCTGACCTGTGGTCCGTGGGCTGCATCCTGTACGAGCTGTTTGTGGGCACCCCTCCCTTCTACAccagcagcatcttccagctTGTCAGCCTCATCGTCAAGGACCCGGTCAAATGGCCCAAGGCCATAAGCCCAGTCTTCAAG AGCTTCCTGCAGGGACTGCTCATGAAGGATCCCCGCCAGCGCCTGTCAtggccagagctgctctcccACCCCTTCATTGCTGGACGGGTAACTG TGATTGATGACACAGAAGAGCATGGGATCTCAAACCCCTTCACCACCAAGctgtccccagagctgcaggCCCTGAAGGAGCAACAAGCCCATTCCCTGGCCCCCAGGAGTGGCCAGTCCAGGATCCTGAGAAAGGCCCGGCAGAAGATGGTTGAGGAGGCCCGGAAAAAG GGGCAGCTGAAGACAGATACTGCATCTATGAAGGATGCTGGCAAAGGACGTCCAGGGCATAAACCCAAAGCAGCACCTGTGAAGGCAGTTCTTGGGGAAGGAGAGCTACCAGCTGCTTCCAAAGAGAAAAACACAGGCAtcctgcaaggagggagcagCATGGCAGAGTGGGAGCTGGAGGAGCCTCCTCCAAGCGCAAG CATCACTGGAGACTATGAGCAAGAGTTTCCTGGACCAGGGACCCTTCCGGAGCCTGGCTCCATCAGGACAGAGCCCCAGGGCAGGCGCAGCATTGAGACTGTGGACCTGGAGAGTGAG GAGCTGGAGAGTGATGAGGAGTGGCAGCACCTGATCGAGGCCACAGAGCCTTCAGCCATGCAACTGAGCACGCCGCTGAGTCTCCTGAGGGACTCGGCCTTCCGGCAGCGTGTCTGGGCCCGTCTTGCAGACTCCAGCCAGCAG GTGCTGGAAGGGATGCTGGAGGGAGCCTCCCATCTCCGTCCTGCACTCCGTGTTGTGGGCAACCTCCTGGCTACCCAGTGTGACTCAGAGCTTCTGCACCACTTTTGCCAAGAGCTGGATATGCCCCTGTTCCTGCTGTGTTTAGCCAAGAAGATCCTGGAGAACAGTAACACCAAGCAG cagccctggtgTGTTGTGGTGCTGACGGACCTCATCATGGTGACTACAGTTTATTTCAGCAGTGAGTGCTGCCTGGAGGGGAGCCAGCAGAAGGGCAG cctgcAGGCCTTCCAGGAGTGTGTCGGCCACTTTCTAGCCCTGCTGCCGGAGCTGCTGGCCCAGTCGGCTGACAGTGAGACAAGACTCTGCCAGCAAAGCCTCCTG TGCTTCACCCTGCTCTGCGAGAGCCTGGACACGAGGTGCCCCTCCATCTCTGCCCCCTTTTATGCCAGCCTGAGAGAGAAGCATCAGCCCCTGCTGAATGGACTCCTCCAGGGATCTACCTtggagcagcctgctctgcaag GCGCAGTGATGGAGCCCAAATCAGCCCATGACCAGAGCCAGCATGTGGCAGATCTCTTTACAGCtgcactggctgctgcctgcagcattcCGCTGGGAAGGAACGGGTGTCTGGAAGCCAAGCAGCAG GTCTCTCAGGAGGTGGCTGAGAAGCTCATGGAGGGAGAGAGCCAGCAGcttgggaggctgctggggagactTGAGCACCCAAGCTGCTCCCTGAATGTGCTCAAG ATCCTCTATGCTGGCTGCCATGCCAGCCCGAGCCTGTGCCAGCACCTGGGAAGGAGCCAGCGAGTGTGGGGTTCCCTCATGCAGCTCTCAAAGGGCAAG GTCCCCATGGCGGATGTGGCCCGGGGGGCAGCCTGCGAGGCCTCTCTGcacctgctggccctgctcaCCCTGCAGCTCCAGAGCTCCCCTCCCAG GCTTGAGGAGGTGGCTACTGTGGCCATGGATATCATCACCCAGTCTCCTGTTGTTTCCCTTGTG GGTGCTGCAGCATTCCTCCTGACACAGCTCAGTCAGCACGGGGTGACCATGGCGCTCAGGGAAGAGGAgatcctgccagcagtgaggaaCGCGCTGACGGCACCTACCAAG GAGGACGTGGTCGTGGAgcggggctttgctgcctcagaGCTGTGGAGCATTGTATGGCATAGTGTTGCTGTGGTGCTTCATGTGGGCAGTGAGAATGCAGCGCTGGAAGGAGACAGCCTGGGGGCAGGCAACCCCACGGCAGAGCCGGACTGGAACCTCCTCTCTCCTCAGG GCATCCTGCTCTTCCTCAGCCTGGCCCTCTTCATCTTCACGTGTGAGTCGCACCAATGCCTGCCTCAGCTCGCCCAGCCCTGCAGTGTCCTCATGGATACGCTGAAGACGCTGCTGTCCCCCAGCTTCCTGGCATGCCTGGCACAGAC GCAAGTAGGGGAGGACAGGGATCCTGAGCTTGTCCCAGCTGTGGTGCTCCAGGCCTGCCAGCTCCTCTGTTTCCCTTTTGCCCTGGATGTGGATGAAGACACCTTGGCATCAGTCACGAAGGGTGTGAGAGACTCCCAGAtccctgcccacctgctgcaG GCCTGCTGTCACCACCTGCCCTTCTTGGACATGGAACTCCCCATGAGGCTTTTGTGCCACCTCGTTGTGTCTGATGAGCAGGTCATAGACCAAACTGTGAGGGAGGCTGCTGCCTCGGAGCATGTCATTGCCTTCTTGACAACCGTCTTGTTTTCAGACAACCCCACGATCACAGCCGACCTCCTGTCCCTCTTGACCCATGTGGCCCGGGTCTGTCCAGAGCACCTACCCTTTCTCCAGAGGATCCTGCGGGGCTCAGATGTGGCCTACCAGCCACTGACCCACTTGCTTGGCCACTGGGAACACTGCATACGTGCCAAAACCTGCAATctgctgggcaacctgctccgacACAGCCACAGCTTTCCCCAGGCATTGCAGAGCCAGCTTGGCCTGCTGGAGAGCCTTCTGGAGTGCCTGGCGGACCAGGATGAGAATGTGCGCAAGGCAGCTAGTTTTGCAGTGGGCAATGCTGCTTACCACAAGTCCTCCCCAGCCGGGACTCTGGGCAAGGCTGTACCCAGGCTGACAAGACTCTTGAGCGATGTGCAGGCCAAGACGCGCTGCAACGCAGCCTcggccctgggcaacctgggcCGGCACTCGGCGGAGCTGGGGGACCTGCTGATCCAGAGCAAGGCCCCCCATGTCCTGCTGGAGGTGGCCTGCTGGGACCCCCAGGCGAGCGTGCGGGAAGGAGCCCTCGTTGCGCTGCGGGccatcagccagcacccagcgaTACAGCAG GTGCTGCTGTCTCTCAAGGCCACTGAGAAGTTGGCTGCGCTGGCCAGCAGGGACTCCCTGTCCTCTGCTGGTGGCAGCCCCCGGCCTTCTTCTACCTGGCACTGCAAGAAGCTCATCCACCTCCTTGCACCTGTGCACAGCACCTGA
- the RNF25 gene encoding E3 ubiquitin-protein ligase RNF25 isoform X2, protein MAAAGEEAEAADWALPSEVEVLESIYLEELRVARGGSRSEPWEICITLHPATGEDQDSQYVRFTLVLSVPPQYPDKAPEIAIRNPRGLSDEQIQKISQTLGHVAEARLGTEVLYELIEKGKEILTDNNIPHGQCVICLYGFQEREAFTKTQCYHYFHSHCLARYAQHMEEEVLMQQEEREQHLAPSPKQEVGVQCPVCRETLVYDLCALKAAPPPQHPLEPYRPDAKTLQHQEELRLIFKRQQEKGGIIDPEAERNRYFISLQAPPATVDPGQAASASEPLATASAVDSPQPPCQPLAPEPTTPPEARAEARQPERPAVPREQQSKRERHRGEWSGLRGQGRQLCSDAQGAAEEPCHLFHASRGSKGFSRRPERREERSQRSGGRHSQEFPKPHGRNRAAALAERKELSPEDPSPVTGMLDLKEDYHDVGRWTLEQGAEAQGNEENPALNRSDHRGAPRWQGHHRPWDCGRWERSRVQEHGSYPRAPRGRGVFRPGGRREAHLLEKESGS, encoded by the exons atggcggcggccggcgaggaggcggaggcggccgACTG GGCGCTGCCGTCCGAGGTGGAGGTGCTGGAGTCCATCTACCTGGAGGAGCTGCGGGTGGCCCGCGGCGGCAGCAG GTCGGAGCCCTGGGAGATCTGCATCACCCTGCACCCGGCCACGGGCGAGGACCAGGACTCGCAGTACGTGCGCTTCACCCTGGTGCTATCCGTGCCCCCGCAG TATCCCGACAAAGCTCCGGAAATCGCCATCAGGAACCCGCGGGGGCTGTCAGATGAGCAGATTCAGAA GATTTCACAGACCCTGGGACATGTTGCTGAAGCCAGGCTGGGGACAGAGGTGCTATATGAACTGATTGAG aaggggaaggagatTCTCACTGACAACAACATCCCCCATGGCCAGTGCGTGATCTGCCTCTACGGATTCCAG GAGAGAGAAGCCTTCACAAAGACCCAGTGCTACCACTACTTCCACTCCCACTGCCTGGCCCGCTATGCCCAGCACATGGAAGAGGAGGTCCTCAtgcagcaggaggagagagaGCAGCACCTGGCACCTTCCCCGAAACAG GAGGTCGGTGTGCAGTGCCCTGTCTGCCGGGAAACCCTCGTCTATGATCTCTGTGCTCTGaaggcagcgccgcccccgcagcACCCGCTG GAGCCATACAGGCCAGATGCCAAGACACTGCAGCACCAAGAAGAACTGCGCTTAATCTTCAAGAGACAGCAAGAGAAGGGAGGCATTATTGACCCTGAAGCAGAGAGGAACCGTTACTTCATCAGCCTCCAGGCG CCTCCAGCTACTGTTGATCCAGGCCAAGCAGCTTCTGCCTCCGAGCCACTGGCGACTGCAAGCGCTGTGGATTCTCCCCAGCCACCCTGTCAGCCCTTGGCTCCAGAGCCCACCACGCCTCCAGAGGCCAGGGCAGAAGCCAGGCAGCCAGAGAGACCAGCTGTGCCCAGGGAGCAACAGAGCAAGCGAGAGAGGCACAGAGGGGAGTGGTCGGGCCTCAGAGGCCAGGGCAGGCAGTTGTGCAGCGATGCACAGGGAGCGGCAGAGGAACCCTGTCATCTGTTCCATGCCTCCAGGGGCTCCAAGGGCTTCAGCCGGAGACCAGAGcggagagaggagaggagccaAAGATCTGGTGGAAGACACAGCCAGGAGTTTCCAAAGCCTCACGGCAGAAACAGGGCTGCAGCCCTGGCTGAAAGAAAGGAGTTGAGCCCTGAAGACCCCTCACCAGTAACAGGGATGTTGGACTTGAAAGAGGATTACCATGATGTGGGGAGATGGACCCtggagcagggagctgaggcccagggcaatgaggagaaCCCAGCACTTAACCGCAGCGACCACAGAGGAGCCCCCAGGTGGCAGGGCCACCACAGGCCCTGGGATTGCGGGAGGTGGGAGAGGTCCAGGGTCCAGGAGCATGGCTCCTACCCCAGAGCGCCAAGAGGGCGAGGGGTGTTCAGGCCTGGTGGACGTCGAGAAGCCCATCTCCTCGAAAAGGAGAGTGGCTCCTAG
- the RNF25 gene encoding E3 ubiquitin-protein ligase RNF25 isoform X1 produces MAAAGEEAEAADWALPSEVEVLESIYLEELRVARGGSRSEPWEICITLHPATGEDQDSQYVRFTLVLSVPPQYPDKAPEIAIRNPRGLSDEQIQKISQTLGHVAEARLGTEVLYELIEKGKEILTDNNIPHGQCVICLYGFQEREAFTKTQCYHYFHSHCLARYAQHMEEEVLMQQEEREQHLAPSPKQAGDYLEVCGLGRSVGLISTLPSLQEVGVQCPVCRETLVYDLCALKAAPPPQHPLEPYRPDAKTLQHQEELRLIFKRQQEKGGIIDPEAERNRYFISLQAPPATVDPGQAASASEPLATASAVDSPQPPCQPLAPEPTTPPEARAEARQPERPAVPREQQSKRERHRGEWSGLRGQGRQLCSDAQGAAEEPCHLFHASRGSKGFSRRPERREERSQRSGGRHSQEFPKPHGRNRAAALAERKELSPEDPSPVTGMLDLKEDYHDVGRWTLEQGAEAQGNEENPALNRSDHRGAPRWQGHHRPWDCGRWERSRVQEHGSYPRAPRGRGVFRPGGRREAHLLEKESGS; encoded by the exons atggcggcggccggcgaggaggcggaggcggccgACTG GGCGCTGCCGTCCGAGGTGGAGGTGCTGGAGTCCATCTACCTGGAGGAGCTGCGGGTGGCCCGCGGCGGCAGCAG GTCGGAGCCCTGGGAGATCTGCATCACCCTGCACCCGGCCACGGGCGAGGACCAGGACTCGCAGTACGTGCGCTTCACCCTGGTGCTATCCGTGCCCCCGCAG TATCCCGACAAAGCTCCGGAAATCGCCATCAGGAACCCGCGGGGGCTGTCAGATGAGCAGATTCAGAA GATTTCACAGACCCTGGGACATGTTGCTGAAGCCAGGCTGGGGACAGAGGTGCTATATGAACTGATTGAG aaggggaaggagatTCTCACTGACAACAACATCCCCCATGGCCAGTGCGTGATCTGCCTCTACGGATTCCAG GAGAGAGAAGCCTTCACAAAGACCCAGTGCTACCACTACTTCCACTCCCACTGCCTGGCCCGCTATGCCCAGCACATGGAAGAGGAGGTCCTCAtgcagcaggaggagagagaGCAGCACCTGGCACCTTCCCCGAAACAG GCAGGGGATTATCTGGAAGTGTGTGGACTCGGTCGGAGTGTGGGGTTGATATCAACTCTCCCCTCCCTGCAGGAGGTCGGTGTGCAGTGCCCTGTCTGCCGGGAAACCCTCGTCTATGATCTCTGTGCTCTGaaggcagcgccgcccccgcagcACCCGCTG GAGCCATACAGGCCAGATGCCAAGACACTGCAGCACCAAGAAGAACTGCGCTTAATCTTCAAGAGACAGCAAGAGAAGGGAGGCATTATTGACCCTGAAGCAGAGAGGAACCGTTACTTCATCAGCCTCCAGGCG CCTCCAGCTACTGTTGATCCAGGCCAAGCAGCTTCTGCCTCCGAGCCACTGGCGACTGCAAGCGCTGTGGATTCTCCCCAGCCACCCTGTCAGCCCTTGGCTCCAGAGCCCACCACGCCTCCAGAGGCCAGGGCAGAAGCCAGGCAGCCAGAGAGACCAGCTGTGCCCAGGGAGCAACAGAGCAAGCGAGAGAGGCACAGAGGGGAGTGGTCGGGCCTCAGAGGCCAGGGCAGGCAGTTGTGCAGCGATGCACAGGGAGCGGCAGAGGAACCCTGTCATCTGTTCCATGCCTCCAGGGGCTCCAAGGGCTTCAGCCGGAGACCAGAGcggagagaggagaggagccaAAGATCTGGTGGAAGACACAGCCAGGAGTTTCCAAAGCCTCACGGCAGAAACAGGGCTGCAGCCCTGGCTGAAAGAAAGGAGTTGAGCCCTGAAGACCCCTCACCAGTAACAGGGATGTTGGACTTGAAAGAGGATTACCATGATGTGGGGAGATGGACCCtggagcagggagctgaggcccagggcaatgaggagaaCCCAGCACTTAACCGCAGCGACCACAGAGGAGCCCCCAGGTGGCAGGGCCACCACAGGCCCTGGGATTGCGGGAGGTGGGAGAGGTCCAGGGTCCAGGAGCATGGCTCCTACCCCAGAGCGCCAAGAGGGCGAGGGGTGTTCAGGCCTGGTGGACGTCGAGAAGCCCATCTCCTCGAAAAGGAGAGTGGCTCCTAG
- the STK36 gene encoding serine/threonine-protein kinase 36 isoform X1 has product MPTMEKYHVLEMIGEGSFGRVYKGRRKYSAQVVALKFIPKVGRSEKELKNLQREIEIMRGLHHPNIIQMLDSFETDKEVVVVTDYAEGELFQILEDDGSLPEDQVQTIAAQLVSALYYLHSHRILHRDMKPQNILLGKGGVIKLCDFGFARAMSIHTMVLTSIKGTPLYMSPELVEERPYDHTADLWSVGCILYELFVGTPPFYTSSIFQLVSLIVKDPVKWPKAISPVFKSFLQGLLMKDPRQRLSWPELLSHPFIAGRVTVIDDTEEHGISNPFTTKLSPELQALKEQQAHSLAPRSGQSRILRKARQKMVEEARKKGQLKTDTASMKDAGKGRPGHKPKAAPVKAVLGEGELPAASKEKNTGILQGGSSMAEWELEEPPPSASITGDYEQEFPGPGTLPEPGSIRTEPQGRRSIETVDLESEELESDEEWQHLIEATEPSAMQLSTPLSLLRDSAFRQRVWARLADSSQQVLEGMLEGASHLRPALRVVGNLLATQCDSELLHHFCQELDMPLFLLCLAKKILENSNTKQQPWCVVVLTDLIMVTTVYFSSECCLEGSQQKGSLQAFQECVGHFLALLPELLAQSADSETRLCQQSLLCFTLLCESLDTRCPSISAPFYASLREKHQPLLNGLLQGSTLEQPALQGAVMEPKSAHDQSQHVADLFTAALAAACSIPLGRNGCLEAKQQVSQEVAEKLMEGESQQLGRLLGRLEHPSCSLNVLKILYAGCHASPSLCQHLGRSQRVWGSLMQLSKGKVPMADVARGAACEASLHLLALLTLQLQSSPPRLEEVATVAMDIITQSPVVSLVGAAAFLLTQLSQHGVTMALREEEILPAVRNALTAPTKLQLPPPMGAGIYDGLFFLLLKLLAQEDVVVERGFAASELWSIVWHSVAVVLHVGSENAALEGDSLGAGNPTAEPDWNLLSPQGILLFLSLALFIFTCESHQCLPQLAQPCSVLMDTLKTLLSPSFLACLAQTQVGEDRDPELVPAVVLQACQLLCFPFALDVDEDTLASVTKGVRDSQIPAHLLQACCHHLPFLDMELPMRLLCHLVVSDEQVIDQTVREAAASEHVIAFLTTVLFSDNPTITADLLSLLTHVARVCPEHLPFLQRILRGSDVAYQPLTHLLGHWEHCIRAKTCNLLGNLLRHSHSFPQALQSQLGLLESLLECLADQDENVRKAASFAVGNAAYHKSSPAGTLGKAVPRLTRLLSDVQAKTRCNAASALGNLGRHSAELGDLLIQSKAPHVLLEVACWDPQASVREGALVALRAISQHPAIQQVLLSLKATEKLAALASRDSLSSAGGSPRPSSTWHCKKLIHLLAPVHST; this is encoded by the exons ATGCCCACAATGGAGAAGTACCATGTCCTGGAAATGATCGGTGAAGGCTCCTTTGGGCGAGTGTACAAGGGGCGCCGGAAATACAGTGCCCAG GTGGTGGCCTTGAAGTTCATCCCCAAGGTGGGGCGGtcagagaaggagctgaagaaCCTGCAGCGGGAAATTGAGATCATGAGAGGCCTCCATCACCCCAACATCATTCAGATGCTTGACAGCTTTGAGACCGACAAGGAG GTAGTGGTGGTGACTGACTATGCAGAGGGGGAGCTCTTCCAGATCCTGGAGGATGATGGGAGTCTGCCCGAGGACCAG GTCCAGACCATAGCTGCCCAGTTGGTCTCTGCTCTCTATTACCTGCATTCCCACCGTATCCTGCACCGCGACATGAAACCCCAGAACATCCTGCTGGGAAAAGGCGGCGTCATCAAGCTCTGTGATTtcgg GTTTGCCCGTGCCATGAGCATCCACACCATGGTGCTGACCTCCATCAAGGGCACCCCCCTGTACATGTCCCCTGAGCTGGTGGAGGAGCGGCCATACGACCACACGGCTGACCTGTGGTCCGTGGGCTGCATCCTGTACGAGCTGTTTGTGGGCACCCCTCCCTTCTACAccagcagcatcttccagctTGTCAGCCTCATCGTCAAGGACCCGGTCAAATGGCCCAAGGCCATAAGCCCAGTCTTCAAG AGCTTCCTGCAGGGACTGCTCATGAAGGATCCCCGCCAGCGCCTGTCAtggccagagctgctctcccACCCCTTCATTGCTGGACGGGTAACTG TGATTGATGACACAGAAGAGCATGGGATCTCAAACCCCTTCACCACCAAGctgtccccagagctgcaggCCCTGAAGGAGCAACAAGCCCATTCCCTGGCCCCCAGGAGTGGCCAGTCCAGGATCCTGAGAAAGGCCCGGCAGAAGATGGTTGAGGAGGCCCGGAAAAAG GGGCAGCTGAAGACAGATACTGCATCTATGAAGGATGCTGGCAAAGGACGTCCAGGGCATAAACCCAAAGCAGCACCTGTGAAGGCAGTTCTTGGGGAAGGAGAGCTACCAGCTGCTTCCAAAGAGAAAAACACAGGCAtcctgcaaggagggagcagCATGGCAGAGTGGGAGCTGGAGGAGCCTCCTCCAAGCGCAAG CATCACTGGAGACTATGAGCAAGAGTTTCCTGGACCAGGGACCCTTCCGGAGCCTGGCTCCATCAGGACAGAGCCCCAGGGCAGGCGCAGCATTGAGACTGTGGACCTGGAGAGTGAG GAGCTGGAGAGTGATGAGGAGTGGCAGCACCTGATCGAGGCCACAGAGCCTTCAGCCATGCAACTGAGCACGCCGCTGAGTCTCCTGAGGGACTCGGCCTTCCGGCAGCGTGTCTGGGCCCGTCTTGCAGACTCCAGCCAGCAG GTGCTGGAAGGGATGCTGGAGGGAGCCTCCCATCTCCGTCCTGCACTCCGTGTTGTGGGCAACCTCCTGGCTACCCAGTGTGACTCAGAGCTTCTGCACCACTTTTGCCAAGAGCTGGATATGCCCCTGTTCCTGCTGTGTTTAGCCAAGAAGATCCTGGAGAACAGTAACACCAAGCAG cagccctggtgTGTTGTGGTGCTGACGGACCTCATCATGGTGACTACAGTTTATTTCAGCAGTGAGTGCTGCCTGGAGGGGAGCCAGCAGAAGGGCAG cctgcAGGCCTTCCAGGAGTGTGTCGGCCACTTTCTAGCCCTGCTGCCGGAGCTGCTGGCCCAGTCGGCTGACAGTGAGACAAGACTCTGCCAGCAAAGCCTCCTG TGCTTCACCCTGCTCTGCGAGAGCCTGGACACGAGGTGCCCCTCCATCTCTGCCCCCTTTTATGCCAGCCTGAGAGAGAAGCATCAGCCCCTGCTGAATGGACTCCTCCAGGGATCTACCTtggagcagcctgctctgcaag GCGCAGTGATGGAGCCCAAATCAGCCCATGACCAGAGCCAGCATGTGGCAGATCTCTTTACAGCtgcactggctgctgcctgcagcattcCGCTGGGAAGGAACGGGTGTCTGGAAGCCAAGCAGCAG GTCTCTCAGGAGGTGGCTGAGAAGCTCATGGAGGGAGAGAGCCAGCAGcttgggaggctgctggggagactTGAGCACCCAAGCTGCTCCCTGAATGTGCTCAAG ATCCTCTATGCTGGCTGCCATGCCAGCCCGAGCCTGTGCCAGCACCTGGGAAGGAGCCAGCGAGTGTGGGGTTCCCTCATGCAGCTCTCAAAGGGCAAG GTCCCCATGGCGGATGTGGCCCGGGGGGCAGCCTGCGAGGCCTCTCTGcacctgctggccctgctcaCCCTGCAGCTCCAGAGCTCCCCTCCCAG GCTTGAGGAGGTGGCTACTGTGGCCATGGATATCATCACCCAGTCTCCTGTTGTTTCCCTTGTG GGTGCTGCAGCATTCCTCCTGACACAGCTCAGTCAGCACGGGGTGACCATGGCGCTCAGGGAAGAGGAgatcctgccagcagtgaggaaCGCGCTGACGGCACCTACCAAG CTGCAGCTGCCTCCACCAATGGGTGCTGGTATCTATGACgggctctttttccttctgctgaagCTCCTTGCCCAG GAGGACGTGGTCGTGGAgcggggctttgctgcctcagaGCTGTGGAGCATTGTATGGCATAGTGTTGCTGTGGTGCTTCATGTGGGCAGTGAGAATGCAGCGCTGGAAGGAGACAGCCTGGGGGCAGGCAACCCCACGGCAGAGCCGGACTGGAACCTCCTCTCTCCTCAGG GCATCCTGCTCTTCCTCAGCCTGGCCCTCTTCATCTTCACGTGTGAGTCGCACCAATGCCTGCCTCAGCTCGCCCAGCCCTGCAGTGTCCTCATGGATACGCTGAAGACGCTGCTGTCCCCCAGCTTCCTGGCATGCCTGGCACAGAC GCAAGTAGGGGAGGACAGGGATCCTGAGCTTGTCCCAGCTGTGGTGCTCCAGGCCTGCCAGCTCCTCTGTTTCCCTTTTGCCCTGGATGTGGATGAAGACACCTTGGCATCAGTCACGAAGGGTGTGAGAGACTCCCAGAtccctgcccacctgctgcaG GCCTGCTGTCACCACCTGCCCTTCTTGGACATGGAACTCCCCATGAGGCTTTTGTGCCACCTCGTTGTGTCTGATGAGCAGGTCATAGACCAAACTGTGAGGGAGGCTGCTGCCTCGGAGCATGTCATTGCCTTCTTGACAACCGTCTTGTTTTCAGACAACCCCACGATCACAGCCGACCTCCTGTCCCTCTTGACCCATGTGGCCCGGGTCTGTCCAGAGCACCTACCCTTTCTCCAGAGGATCCTGCGGGGCTCAGATGTGGCCTACCAGCCACTGACCCACTTGCTTGGCCACTGGGAACACTGCATACGTGCCAAAACCTGCAATctgctgggcaacctgctccgacACAGCCACAGCTTTCCCCAGGCATTGCAGAGCCAGCTTGGCCTGCTGGAGAGCCTTCTGGAGTGCCTGGCGGACCAGGATGAGAATGTGCGCAAGGCAGCTAGTTTTGCAGTGGGCAATGCTGCTTACCACAAGTCCTCCCCAGCCGGGACTCTGGGCAAGGCTGTACCCAGGCTGACAAGACTCTTGAGCGATGTGCAGGCCAAGACGCGCTGCAACGCAGCCTcggccctgggcaacctgggcCGGCACTCGGCGGAGCTGGGGGACCTGCTGATCCAGAGCAAGGCCCCCCATGTCCTGCTGGAGGTGGCCTGCTGGGACCCCCAGGCGAGCGTGCGGGAAGGAGCCCTCGTTGCGCTGCGGGccatcagccagcacccagcgaTACAGCAG GTGCTGCTGTCTCTCAAGGCCACTGAGAAGTTGGCTGCGCTGGCCAGCAGGGACTCCCTGTCCTCTGCTGGTGGCAGCCCCCGGCCTTCTTCTACCTGGCACTGCAAGAAGCTCATCCACCTCCTTGCACCTGTGCACAGCACCTGA